A part of Aegilops tauschii subsp. strangulata cultivar AL8/78 chromosome 2, Aet v6.0, whole genome shotgun sequence genomic DNA contains:
- the LOC109758192 gene encoding syntaxin-132, producing the protein MNNLLTDSFELPRRDSSRDGDVEMGMHQPDASDNLKGFLKKVDGIESLIAKLTNLLTKLQTANEESKAVTKASAMKAIKQRMEKDIDEVGKIARMAKTKVDELEKDNLSNRQKPGCGKGSAVDRSREQTTGAVKKKLKERMDDFQVLRESIRQEYREVVERRVFTVTGNRPDEETIDDLIETGRSEQIFKDAVQQQGRGQILDTVAEIQERHDAVRDLERKLLELQQIFLDMAVLVEAQGDMINHIETHVSNATNHIQQGVGALQNAKKLQKNSRKWMCYAIILLLVIVVIIVVAVIQPWKK; encoded by the exons ATGAACAACCTACTCACC GATTCCTTTGAGCTTCCTCGGCGGGATTCCTCAAGAGATGGGGACGTTGAAATGGGAATGCATCAGCCTGATGCTTCTGATAATTTAAAAGGCTTCTTGAAGAAG GTTGATGGAATTGAGAGCCTAATAGCTAAGCTGACGAATCTCTTGACTAAGCTCCAG ACTGCAAACGAGGAATCAAAAGCAGTTACAAAAGCAAGTGCCATGAAAG CAATTAAGCAGCGAATGGAGAAAGATATTGATGAAGTGGGGAAAATTGCTCGTATGGCAAAAACCAAAGTTGATGAACTGGAAAAAGAT AACCTATCTAACAGGCAGAAACCTGGATGTGGGAAGGGGTCTGCAGTAGATCGATCAAGAGAACAGACTACTGG AGCAGTCAAAAAGAAATTGAAGGAACGGATGGACGATTTTCAG GTATTGAGAGAATCAATCCGGCAGGAGTACCGGGAAGTTGTTGAAAGAAGGGTATTTACTGTAACTGGCAATCGCCCTGATGAAGAG ACTATTGATGATTTAATCGAGACAGGGAGAAGTGAGCAAATTTTCAAAGATGCTGTTCAGCAGCAGGGGAGAGGCCAG ATATTGGATACTGTTGCTGAGATACAGGAGCGTCATGATGCTGTCAGAGATCTGGAGAGGAAGCTTCTGGAGTTGCAGCAG ATATTCCTGGATATGGCAGTATTGGTTGAGGCTCAAGGAGACATGATCAACCACATAGAGACACAT GTTTCAAATGCTACCAACCACATACAGCAAGGTGTGGGCGCTCTCCAGAATGCAAAGAAGCTGCAGAAAAACTCGAGAAAGTGGATGTGCTACGCCATCATCCTTCTCCTGGTAATAGTGGTTATCATCGTGGTCGCGGTTATCCAGCCATGGAAGAAGTAA